A window of the Lolium perenne isolate Kyuss_39 chromosome 7, Kyuss_2.0, whole genome shotgun sequence genome harbors these coding sequences:
- the LOC127317135 gene encoding protein-tyrosine-phosphatase IBR5 isoform X2 → MRKRERENPCGICGHYHRYEEGEPCGVCGHRPPVLAPAGVPRQDSAFPSEILKDLLFLGSYDNASRSELLKTLGISHILNTVPFCQNLYRNSFTYHCLEDGKTLQFDDAIQFLEQCERDKTRVLVHCMSGKSRSAAFVIAFLMKSRGWRLAQCYQWVKERRPQVQLADAAQLQLIEYEQKLFGSNILLSLHLDLVFQNQQVTSRCPPSISILQPPSLSVSAPTTSQVISHLELKKFPK, encoded by the exons ATGAGGAAGCGGGAGCGTGAGAACCCGTGCGGGATCTGCGGGCATTACCACAGGTACGAGGAGGGGGAGCCGTGCGGGGTGTGCGGCCACCGCCCGCCGGTGCTCGCACCGGCGGGCGTTCCCCGGCAGGACTCGGCGTTCCCCTCGGAGATTCTCAAGGACTTGCTCTTCCTCGGCAGCTACGACAACGCCTCCCGCTCCGAGCTGCTCAAGACCCTGGGCATCTCCCACATCCTCAAC ACCGTCCCTTTCTGCCAAAACCTTTACCGGAATTCCTTCACTTATCACTGCCTTGAAGATGGCAAGACTTTGCAGTTTGATGATGCAATCCAGTTTCTAG AACAGTGCGAGAGGGATAAAACACGAGTTCTTGTCCATTGCATGTCAGGGAAGAGTAG GTCAGCTGCATTTGTGATAGCCTTCTTGATGAAGTCCAGAGGCTGGCGACTTGCACAATGTTATCAATGGGTGAAAGAACGGAGACCACAAGTTCAACTGGCTGATG CGGCACAGCTGCAGTTGATTGAGTATGAGCAGAAACTTTTTGGCTCCAAT ATTCTACTTTCCcttcacttggatttggttttccAAAACCAACAGGTGACATCCAGGTGCCCACCTTCAATCAGCATACTCCAGCCTCCATCTTTGAGCGTGTCAGCTCCAACAACATCCCAAGTAATTTCACATTTGGAGCTGAAAAAGTTTCCGAAGTGA
- the LOC127317135 gene encoding protein-tyrosine-phosphatase IBR5 isoform X1: MRKRERENPCGICGHYHRYEEGEPCGVCGHRPPVLAPAGVPRQDSAFPSEILKDLLFLGSYDNASRSELLKTLGISHILNTVPFCQNLYRNSFTYHCLEDGKTLQFDDAIQFLEQCERDKTRVLVHCMSGKSRSAAFVIAFLMKSRGWRLAQCYQWVKERRPQVQLADAAQLQLIEYEQKLFGSNVGMAAQSFSPTDSTFPSLGFGFPKPTGDIQVPTFNQHTPASIFERVSSNNIPSNFTFGAEKVSEVKLPDSGNVGVANLAGSESMMDSS, translated from the exons ATGAGGAAGCGGGAGCGTGAGAACCCGTGCGGGATCTGCGGGCATTACCACAGGTACGAGGAGGGGGAGCCGTGCGGGGTGTGCGGCCACCGCCCGCCGGTGCTCGCACCGGCGGGCGTTCCCCGGCAGGACTCGGCGTTCCCCTCGGAGATTCTCAAGGACTTGCTCTTCCTCGGCAGCTACGACAACGCCTCCCGCTCCGAGCTGCTCAAGACCCTGGGCATCTCCCACATCCTCAAC ACCGTCCCTTTCTGCCAAAACCTTTACCGGAATTCCTTCACTTATCACTGCCTTGAAGATGGCAAGACTTTGCAGTTTGATGATGCAATCCAGTTTCTAG AACAGTGCGAGAGGGATAAAACACGAGTTCTTGTCCATTGCATGTCAGGGAAGAGTAG GTCAGCTGCATTTGTGATAGCCTTCTTGATGAAGTCCAGAGGCTGGCGACTTGCACAATGTTATCAATGGGTGAAAGAACGGAGACCACAAGTTCAACTGGCTGATG CGGCACAGCTGCAGTTGATTGAGTATGAGCAGAAACTTTTTGGCTCCAATGTTGGCATGGCAGCTCAATCTTTTTCTCCAACAGATTCTACTTTCCcttcacttggatttggttttccAAAACCAACAGGTGACATCCAGGTGCCCACCTTCAATCAGCATACTCCAGCCTCCATCTTTGAGCGTGTCAGCTCCAACAACATCCCAAGTAATTTCACATTTGGAGCTGAAAAAGTTTCCGAAGTGAAGCTTCCAGACAGCGGTAACGTTGGTGTGGCCAACTTGGCCGGGAGTGAAAGCATGATGGACAGCTCCTAG